The proteins below come from a single Chitinophaga pinensis DSM 2588 genomic window:
- a CDS encoding TlpA family protein disulfide reductase, with protein sequence MWKHLFLLLASFFPIAVCAQVKEPFDKYIAAVSQPGLGEVVPDLRFHNVLNYKKQQVRLSEFKGKAILIDFWASFCQPCLAQFPKLQGIQDKFQKELQVITITSDQQEKIVHMFNNIRSQGFKMLTATNDAKGSNDIIFSTFPHKYIPHYVWIDKNQVLKAVTGYEELTEDNIAKLIAGNSLSDVNHKTEDILNMSHPALFTYQELGMAEKMMLNDSIAGLLEYSMLSGYNKKYPPSSGIDFTGIYAERRIRLWNLPLCTMLRLAFGKLSTDPREQELVPMPRVFFNIRDKAILDKLLVNFTEAPDSTSDMYCYDLIVNKKGMRSLQDKMKEDLYKYFGVRGTHVKKKIACYVLTMKDSLKLTASDENYHEEGNMYYLKLKNTPFPKLVQHIKGYNENSKSSPYRGLESAIIIDETHFVSRIDINLTVCMNDIPALKSALAQYGIELCEDERMVDVLLLED encoded by the coding sequence ATGTGGAAACACTTATTTTTATTACTGGCTTCGTTTTTCCCAATTGCGGTTTGTGCGCAGGTAAAAGAGCCATTTGACAAGTATATCGCTGCAGTTAGTCAACCCGGTCTAGGTGAGGTAGTGCCTGATCTCCGATTTCATAATGTACTTAATTACAAAAAACAGCAGGTTCGCTTGTCTGAATTTAAGGGAAAAGCAATACTGATTGATTTTTGGGCTTCTTTTTGTCAACCTTGTCTGGCACAATTCCCCAAGTTACAGGGCATACAGGATAAATTTCAGAAGGAACTGCAGGTTATTACTATCACCAGTGATCAGCAGGAGAAGATCGTGCATATGTTTAATAATATCCGCTCTCAGGGTTTTAAGATGTTAACAGCTACAAATGATGCAAAAGGATCAAATGATATTATATTCTCAACCTTTCCACATAAATATATTCCTCATTATGTATGGATCGATAAAAACCAGGTCCTGAAGGCTGTGACTGGCTACGAGGAGTTAACAGAGGATAATATCGCTAAACTGATAGCTGGGAATTCTTTGTCTGATGTAAATCATAAGACGGAAGATATTTTGAATATGTCACATCCTGCATTATTTACCTATCAGGAGTTGGGTATGGCAGAAAAGATGATGCTGAATGATTCTATTGCCGGGTTGTTAGAATATTCTATGTTGTCTGGTTACAATAAAAAATATCCTCCCAGTTCCGGGATTGACTTTACAGGTATTTATGCAGAACGAAGAATACGCTTATGGAATTTGCCACTATGTACAATGTTACGCCTTGCTTTTGGTAAGTTAAGTACTGATCCGCGGGAGCAGGAATTAGTGCCAATGCCTAGGGTCTTTTTTAATATAAGGGACAAAGCTATTCTCGATAAATTGTTGGTCAATTTTACAGAAGCGCCTGACTCTACTTCTGACATGTATTGTTATGATCTTATTGTAAACAAGAAAGGTATGAGGAGCCTCCAGGATAAAATGAAGGAAGACCTATACAAATATTTTGGAGTAAGGGGCACACATGTTAAAAAGAAGATTGCTTGCTATGTTTTGACCATGAAAGATAGCTTAAAGCTGACGGCTAGTGACGAAAACTATCATGAGGAAGGGAATATGTATTATTTAAAACTAAAAAATACTCCTTTTCCAAAATTAGTCCAGCATATTAAAGGCTATAATGAAAATAGCAAATCTTCTCCTTACAGAGGTCTGGAATCTGCGATAATAATCGACGAAACCCACTTTGTATCAAGAATAGATATTAATCTTACCGTGTGTATGAATGATATACCAGCTTTAAAGTCAGCACTCGCGCAATATGGAATTGAACTTTGTGAGGACGAAAGAATGGTCGACGTATTACTGCTGGAAGATTAG
- a CDS encoding AraC family transcriptional regulator — MPSLIDILLPEEVKTSRVIPQEFQAHVYPFTKPIFRSTSAFTRIEQIIAIRGCRIMNVTTMVDEDTVMRVRRKNDVLTLHIMLQGTVTWSVPMEGRISLAPGEYRLLKMNTGLHEMLLPAGLSEFIQIDIPPSLIADILPASTLVRSLLTSALSFQCSVSPRPMEQKFRYLIDDIRQTVVKDGIQQLRLYAQLTELITAAIDSLEETGIPPSGNDIHERLIFDIKVYINRHLNKKITLSEIAGAFFISASKLKKDFKKSEQQTVLAYLQEQRMQRAMQLLQASDNKLSHIAQEVGYSNLSSFTREFRKHFDCSPKVVRLNIRNRHI; from the coding sequence ATGCCATCTCTTATTGATATCCTGTTGCCCGAAGAGGTGAAAACCTCGCGGGTCATTCCACAGGAGTTTCAAGCACATGTCTATCCTTTTACTAAACCCATTTTCAGATCCACGTCTGCATTTACACGAATAGAACAGATCATCGCTATCCGTGGTTGCCGTATTATGAATGTCACCACCATGGTGGATGAAGACACCGTAATGCGGGTACGTCGTAAAAATGATGTGCTGACACTGCACATTATGCTACAAGGAACCGTTACATGGTCTGTACCCATGGAGGGCAGGATTTCACTGGCACCTGGCGAATATCGCTTACTGAAAATGAATACGGGGCTGCATGAAATGCTGCTCCCTGCCGGTCTAAGTGAATTTATCCAGATAGATATTCCACCCTCGCTGATTGCAGACATCCTTCCTGCTTCTACCCTTGTACGTTCCTTACTGACTTCGGCATTATCCTTCCAATGTTCTGTTTCGCCACGGCCAATGGAGCAGAAGTTCAGATATCTGATAGACGATATCCGGCAGACGGTAGTAAAAGACGGGATCCAGCAACTGCGTTTATATGCACAGCTTACAGAACTGATCACGGCGGCTATTGATAGTCTGGAGGAAACTGGTATTCCGCCTTCCGGTAATGATATACATGAACGCCTGATCTTCGATATTAAAGTGTATATCAACCGGCACTTAAATAAAAAGATCACTTTGTCAGAAATAGCTGGCGCCTTTTTTATCAGTGCGTCTAAACTCAAAAAGGATTTCAAGAAGTCAGAGCAGCAGACCGTACTGGCTTACCTCCAGGAACAACGGATGCAACGTGCCATGCAGCTGTTACAGGCTTCTGACAACAAGCTTTCTCACATCGCACAGGAAGTAGGTTACAGTAACCTTTCCAGCTTTACCCGCGAATTCAGAAAACACTTCGACTGTTCACCGAAAGTCGTCAGACTAAATATCCGAAACAGACACATATAA
- a CDS encoding SusC/RagA family TonB-linked outer membrane protein, giving the protein MYHRCWDCILYSLGVFVLFFFPIHPVQSQDQSSQQRVSLQYDNIQLADLFHIISQQTGYIVFYDNQIVNGQLKVTIHMDNVSLQQVLEKILPEKGYAWKIKSDKLFIFKGSKPVKAEKKDAKEPVYSVRGIISMSDGTPLEGASISVAATGAAITRTNEKGLFFFDTNSDDTLIRVSYTGFKSQEISMKSGVSTNVVLQPMVTDLAAVAVRSNGYQKIPQERATGSFVQINNQLFNRRVGPTVLERLEGIASGVLFPNKNIPPSSNEAYISVRGRSTILANAEPLVVVDNFPYTGDINLLNPNDVENITVLKDAAAASIWGAFSGNGVIVITTKRGKLHQPFKVEANMNITVGAKPDLYYNRAFLPANEFIDVEKFLFDQGFYDDDLSNTFTYPVISPVVELLDKKRNGLISAAEADATIDKYRHLDIRKDYEKYMYRNSVNQQYAVNVSSGGDRSAYMLSVGYDRNVGNKVGAASDRFTLNNYSTFNFWNRAELSTGLSFVMNKSNYGISSQIFPGGGKSVYYPYAQLADKDGNALALPKDFRYSFISNLQDEGLLDWTYRPLDELKFADNTNRQYHIRLNPGLKVNIFKGLDAEIRYQFEKQISKARDYQNVNTYMTRYMINIFTQVENGVVTHPFPVGDVISLMNSEITTNNYRAQLNFNKRFGNRHVVAAIAGLEQRESITEIDNLNYIGYNKQANAYNSALDYSRYYDGYMYLGEAGYLPRIGSMSRFNNEFISYYADASYELDDKYTISGSGRLDQSNIWGIVTNQKGVPLWSAGLGWNISREAFYKWDVFPLIKLRATYGNNGNLDPALSGKLVVSYQLSPNVAGLPYASINQQPNPYLRWEKSSMFNLGTDFETKNGILHGSVEVYRKWGSELIGDQLVASQAGSTMIRNNSANMEGGGMDLVLSSVNINRRVSWTTDFLFSYNWDKITAFKYLQIYRGAITGGDGTTAKVFPVLGKPVYGIYTYRWAGLDPENGDPLGYQDGKVSKDYNNIISSNQETDIQYHGPARPTFFGALRNTLAYKGLTLSVNLTFKMGYYFRRSSIAYSSLFGYWSGHEDFIDRWKQPGDEAHTNVPSMTYPIDPNRDLFYQYSSALVEKGDHIRLQDVRLGYTTSGAFLKRIGATDAQVYLYADNLGIVWKANKSGIDPDYLIGIPMPRTLSLGCKVSF; this is encoded by the coding sequence ATGTATCACCGTTGTTGGGACTGTATTTTATACAGCCTCGGGGTCTTTGTTTTATTTTTCTTCCCTATTCATCCTGTACAGTCACAGGACCAAAGCAGCCAGCAGAGAGTCTCCCTGCAATATGACAACATCCAACTTGCTGATCTTTTCCATATCATTTCGCAACAGACAGGATACATTGTTTTCTACGATAATCAGATTGTTAACGGGCAACTTAAAGTAACCATACATATGGATAATGTATCGTTGCAGCAAGTGCTGGAAAAGATATTACCGGAAAAGGGATATGCATGGAAAATAAAGTCTGATAAGCTCTTCATCTTTAAAGGCTCTAAGCCTGTTAAGGCTGAAAAGAAAGATGCAAAAGAACCCGTGTATAGTGTCAGAGGTATCATCAGTATGTCTGATGGTACGCCACTGGAGGGCGCCAGTATCAGCGTAGCGGCTACAGGTGCTGCCATTACAAGAACAAATGAAAAAGGGCTTTTCTTCTTTGATACAAATAGTGACGACACCCTGATACGTGTGAGTTACACTGGGTTTAAGTCGCAGGAGATCAGTATGAAATCAGGTGTGTCAACCAATGTGGTCTTACAACCAATGGTCACTGATCTCGCCGCTGTTGCCGTGAGAAGTAACGGTTATCAGAAGATTCCGCAGGAAAGAGCTACAGGTTCTTTTGTACAGATCAATAATCAGTTGTTTAACCGCCGGGTGGGTCCCACTGTGCTTGAACGCCTGGAAGGCATTGCAAGTGGGGTGTTATTTCCCAATAAAAATATTCCTCCCTCTTCCAACGAAGCCTATATTTCTGTACGTGGCAGAAGTACCATCCTCGCGAATGCAGAGCCTTTGGTAGTCGTAGATAATTTCCCCTATACAGGTGATATCAATTTGCTCAATCCTAATGATGTAGAGAATATCACCGTACTGAAAGATGCGGCTGCAGCTTCTATCTGGGGCGCTTTTTCAGGGAATGGCGTCATCGTGATCACGACGAAAAGAGGTAAACTGCATCAGCCTTTTAAAGTGGAAGCGAATATGAACATCACCGTCGGTGCGAAACCTGATCTTTATTATAATCGGGCTTTCCTGCCTGCGAACGAATTTATAGATGTAGAGAAATTTCTTTTTGACCAGGGCTTTTATGATGATGACCTGTCAAATACGTTCACGTATCCCGTTATTTCACCGGTAGTGGAACTATTAGATAAAAAGAGGAACGGACTGATATCAGCGGCCGAAGCAGATGCAACGATTGATAAATATAGACATCTGGATATCAGAAAAGATTATGAGAAGTACATGTACAGGAATAGCGTGAACCAGCAGTATGCGGTAAACGTCAGTTCGGGAGGAGATAGGAGTGCGTATATGTTGTCTGTAGGGTATGACAGAAATGTGGGCAATAAGGTAGGGGCTGCGTCAGATAGATTTACACTGAATAATTATAGTACGTTTAATTTCTGGAACAGGGCGGAGTTGTCGACAGGCTTGTCGTTTGTAATGAACAAAAGCAACTATGGCATAAGTAGCCAGATCTTTCCCGGTGGTGGAAAGAGTGTATACTATCCTTATGCACAACTGGCCGACAAGGATGGCAATGCGTTGGCTTTGCCGAAGGATTTCCGGTATAGTTTTATCAGTAATCTGCAGGATGAAGGATTGCTGGACTGGACATACAGACCATTGGATGAGTTGAAGTTTGCAGATAATACAAACCGGCAGTATCATATTCGTCTAAACCCTGGTCTGAAGGTTAATATTTTTAAAGGACTGGATGCGGAAATCAGATATCAGTTTGAGAAGCAGATATCCAAAGCAAGAGATTATCAGAATGTTAATACATATATGACCCGATATATGATTAATATTTTTACACAGGTTGAAAATGGAGTGGTGACACATCCATTTCCTGTGGGTGACGTGATAAGTCTGATGAACAGTGAAATTACGACTAACAATTATCGTGCACAGCTGAATTTCAATAAGCGTTTTGGCAACAGACATGTTGTAGCCGCTATCGCAGGACTGGAACAGAGAGAGTCGATTACAGAAATCGATAATTTAAATTATATCGGCTATAATAAACAGGCCAATGCATATAATTCAGCGCTTGATTATTCCCGATATTATGATGGGTATATGTACCTGGGTGAGGCTGGATATCTGCCACGTATTGGAAGTATGAGCCGGTTTAACAATGAATTTATCTCCTATTACGCAGACGCTTCTTATGAACTGGATGATAAATATACGATATCAGGAAGTGGACGACTGGATCAGAGTAATATATGGGGAATAGTTACGAATCAGAAAGGGGTGCCTTTATGGTCGGCAGGATTAGGCTGGAATATCAGTAGGGAGGCTTTTTATAAATGGGACGTCTTTCCTCTTATTAAGTTAAGAGCAACATATGGTAATAATGGGAATCTGGATCCTGCATTATCCGGGAAGTTGGTAGTCAGTTATCAGCTTAGTCCTAATGTTGCCGGTCTTCCATATGCCTCCATAAATCAGCAACCCAATCCTTATTTACGTTGGGAGAAGTCCTCCATGTTCAATTTAGGAACTGACTTTGAAACAAAAAATGGCATTCTCCATGGTAGTGTTGAAGTCTATAGAAAGTGGGGGTCAGAATTAATAGGAGATCAGTTGGTGGCGAGTCAGGCGGGTTCGACTATGATCAGAAATAACTCAGCCAATATGGAAGGTGGAGGCATGGACCTTGTTTTATCTTCTGTTAATATCAATCGCCGGGTATCCTGGACAACCGATTTTTTATTTAGCTACAATTGGGATAAGATTACGGCATTTAAATATTTACAGATATACAGAGGTGCCATTACAGGTGGTGATGGAACCACTGCAAAGGTGTTTCCTGTTCTTGGGAAACCGGTATATGGAATTTATACTTACAGATGGGCAGGGCTTGATCCGGAGAATGGAGATCCGTTAGGATATCAGGATGGAAAGGTTAGTAAGGATTATAATAACATCATTTCCAGCAATCAGGAAACGGATATTCAATACCACGGTCCTGCGAGACCTACATTTTTCGGAGCGCTGCGTAACACACTTGCTTATAAAGGGTTGACTCTGTCTGTTAATCTGACTTTTAAAATGGGGTATTACTTCCGACGTTCGTCTATTGCTTATAGCAGCCTGTTTGGTTATTGGTCAGGACATGAAGATTTTATCGACCGCTGGAAGCAGCCGGGAGATGAAGCACATACGAATGTTCCATCTATGACATATCCTATAGATCCAAATAGAGATTTGTTTTATCAGTATTCGTCGGCGTTGGTTGAGAAAGGTGATCATATAAGGTTACAAGATGTACGACTGGGTTATACAACAAGTGGCGCATTCCTAAAACGGATAGGAGCAACGGATGCACAGGTCTATTTATATGCTGATAATCTTGGAATAGTCTGGAAAGCTAATAAATCCGGGATTGATCCGGATTATCTGATCGGTATTCCAATGCCAAGGACACTATCGCTCGGTTGCAAAGTAAGTTTCTAA
- a CDS encoding HEAT repeat domain-containing protein yields the protein MKTKILFVILLLSCVTLSAQQKQSPYAAKISRVLKRMPANNQLQLDSCMQQITALGVNGLTEMACMLRPPGKGDNTALQYALNGYANYVAAATRDSLRSKAIKAWGKALKLTTDASAKIFLIEQLQFFGDNTAIPLLKPCLLQPRYADPAVRVLSQIKTSASLIAMELALDKAKGNSEIALVKALGDRRYIAAEGAVTLRTSSPDPVLKRTALFALADIASEDSEPVLFAAAEKVNFAYDSTGATAAYLLFIDHLGHNWPTAPAQAAANKVLRQCKGDSLSHVRIAALKTIVDIMGDNATNTLTLAADNKDLQYAAAALAMAGRFMNAANADIWLQKGERSQPATKAAVITMLAATKQRVAISLCTKALKDSDARVRMAAIEASAQMQSPEMLSPLLVAMKTADSTEVKAIGNSLLSIRSRDVSGYVAVALQHAPPFAQITLLHVLAYKKAADKERFIRLLLDNENPDVAAAAKTTLEAVKE from the coding sequence ATGAAAACAAAGATACTATTCGTCATACTGTTGCTGAGTTGTGTCACACTATCTGCACAGCAAAAGCAAAGCCCATATGCAGCGAAAATCAGCCGGGTGCTGAAACGTATGCCTGCAAATAATCAATTACAGCTGGATAGCTGTATGCAGCAGATAACAGCGCTTGGTGTTAACGGACTAACTGAAATGGCCTGTATGCTGCGTCCTCCGGGAAAAGGAGACAACACGGCCCTGCAATATGCATTAAATGGTTATGCAAATTACGTGGCTGCTGCTACCAGAGATTCGCTGCGTAGCAAAGCCATAAAAGCATGGGGCAAAGCGCTTAAACTGACCACTGATGCAAGCGCTAAAATATTTCTTATAGAACAGTTACAGTTCTTCGGAGACAATACGGCTATCCCATTATTAAAGCCCTGCTTACTGCAGCCTCGTTATGCCGATCCTGCTGTCCGTGTGCTGTCGCAGATAAAAACTTCTGCCTCACTGATCGCTATGGAGCTGGCTTTGGATAAAGCAAAAGGTAATAGCGAAATAGCCCTGGTAAAAGCCCTGGGTGATCGTCGGTATATCGCTGCTGAAGGTGCGGTCACATTACGTACCTCTTCACCTGATCCGGTACTGAAAAGAACCGCATTGTTTGCGTTGGCAGATATTGCCAGCGAGGACAGTGAGCCAGTATTATTTGCCGCAGCTGAAAAAGTAAACTTCGCCTATGACTCAACAGGCGCAACAGCGGCCTATCTCTTGTTTATCGATCATCTTGGTCATAACTGGCCAACTGCGCCGGCACAGGCGGCTGCTAACAAGGTACTCCGGCAATGCAAAGGAGATAGTCTTTCACACGTACGTATCGCTGCATTAAAAACGATTGTGGATATCATGGGGGATAATGCAACTAATACATTAACGCTGGCTGCCGACAATAAAGATCTGCAATATGCAGCAGCAGCGCTGGCAATGGCTGGAAGATTCATGAACGCAGCTAATGCCGATATCTGGTTACAAAAGGGCGAGCGCTCACAACCCGCCACCAAAGCGGCTGTTATCACTATGTTGGCGGCTACTAAACAACGTGTTGCAATATCATTGTGTACAAAAGCGTTAAAAGACAGTGATGCGCGCGTAAGGATGGCCGCCATTGAAGCCAGTGCGCAAATGCAGAGCCCCGAGATGTTGAGTCCTTTGCTGGTAGCCATGAAAACGGCTGATTCCACAGAGGTAAAAGCCATCGGGAATAGCCTCTTGAGTATCAGAAGCAGAGATGTGTCCGGTTATGTTGCAGTCGCGTTACAACATGCACCTCCCTTTGCTCAGATCACCTTATTACATGTACTGGCATATAAAAAGGCAGCAGACAAGGAACGCTTTATCCGCCTGTTGCTGGATAACGAAAATCCGGATGTAGCAGCAGCTGCTAAAACTACACTGGAGGCCGTCAAAGAGTAA
- a CDS encoding Gfo/Idh/MocA family oxidoreductase, with protein MEQKKNQSRRTFLRNGIGAVAAFTIVPRHVLGRGYLAPSDQLTKGVIGTGGMGKGHFGYAGTRVVAICDVDKQHLQQAQEMLGGGIKAFDDYRELIQLPEVDIVHIATPPHWHGIMSIEAARAGKDIWCEKPMTRTIGEGQRVKEAVQQYGRMFRLNTWFRFEDNFYGMNTPVKPIKKLVNSGMLGWPLTVTLNRYTGFDWKQHWVGKTNLPATPVPAELNYDRWLGPAPYKPYHPERVHQRFRGYWDYDGGGLGDMGQHYLDPVQYILGKDDTSPVSVEIDAPQQHPDAVGTWRRITYTYKDGCKIILDGEGTDEKAAFIEGPSGRLYPGFRSDIPDLEKKLAAYPDPPPQVTDFLITVKERRQFALNEENGHRSCTLVNIAKIALQVGRSLEFDPERQVFLFDDAANSLIDPPARTGWA; from the coding sequence ATGGAGCAGAAAAAGAATCAATCCAGAAGGACCTTCCTCAGGAATGGTATAGGCGCTGTTGCCGCATTTACAATAGTACCCCGTCATGTACTGGGACGCGGGTACCTGGCGCCCAGTGATCAGCTGACAAAAGGGGTGATTGGTACAGGCGGGATGGGAAAAGGCCATTTCGGATATGCAGGTACCAGGGTAGTGGCTATCTGTGATGTGGATAAACAGCATCTGCAACAGGCGCAGGAGATGCTCGGTGGAGGAATAAAAGCATTCGACGATTACCGCGAACTCATACAATTACCCGAAGTAGATATCGTACACATTGCTACGCCGCCTCACTGGCATGGTATCATGTCAATCGAAGCGGCACGTGCAGGAAAAGATATCTGGTGTGAAAAACCAATGACGCGTACCATAGGAGAGGGGCAGCGGGTAAAAGAAGCCGTACAGCAATATGGGCGGATGTTCCGCCTGAACACCTGGTTCCGTTTTGAGGATAATTTCTACGGCATGAATACACCGGTAAAGCCCATTAAGAAGCTGGTTAACAGTGGAATGCTGGGCTGGCCGCTTACGGTAACATTAAATCGTTATACAGGTTTTGACTGGAAACAGCATTGGGTAGGTAAGACCAATCTGCCGGCGACACCTGTGCCGGCAGAATTAAACTACGACCGCTGGCTGGGACCAGCTCCGTATAAGCCTTATCATCCTGAAAGGGTGCACCAGCGCTTCCGGGGATATTGGGATTACGATGGTGGCGGACTGGGAGATATGGGGCAGCATTACCTGGATCCGGTACAGTATATACTCGGGAAAGATGATACCAGTCCGGTTTCAGTAGAAATAGATGCGCCGCAGCAACACCCTGATGCAGTGGGTACCTGGAGAAGGATCACCTATACCTACAAAGATGGTTGCAAAATTATTCTTGACGGTGAAGGTACAGACGAGAAAGCCGCATTTATTGAAGGGCCTTCCGGCAGGCTATACCCTGGTTTCCGCTCTGATATTCCTGATCTGGAAAAGAAACTGGCAGCCTATCCTGATCCGCCGCCACAGGTCACCGATTTTCTCATTACTGTAAAAGAACGCCGGCAGTTTGCCCTGAATGAAGAAAATGGGCATCGTTCCTGTACACTGGTAAATATAGCGAAGATTGCTTTGCAGGTAGGCCGTTCCCTGGAGTTCGATCCGGAGAGACAGGTATTCCTGTTCGACGATGCCGCTAACAGCCTGATTGACCCACCTGCCCGCACTGGTTGGGCGTAA
- a CDS encoding MauE/DoxX family redox-associated membrane protein, with the protein MTRKLFVELPAVLLVALFTYAAISKLMQYDTFEYQLGQSPFVTGYAGLLTWSLPLFELLIAALLVIPGTRLTGFYLSYAMMLAFTIYIYAMLHYSYFVPCSCGGILSQMNWDQHFIFNIVFTLIAIAGIFLLPLKKK; encoded by the coding sequence ATGACACGTAAACTATTCGTTGAGTTACCCGCAGTGTTATTAGTAGCACTCTTCACTTATGCTGCCATCAGTAAACTAATGCAATATGATACCTTCGAATATCAGCTGGGGCAGTCTCCATTTGTAACTGGATATGCCGGTCTTCTTACCTGGTCATTGCCATTATTTGAGTTACTGATAGCTGCCCTGCTTGTTATTCCCGGCACGCGGTTAACAGGGTTTTATCTCTCTTATGCTATGATGCTGGCATTTACGATCTATATCTATGCAATGCTGCATTACAGTTATTTCGTCCCCTGTTCCTGCGGAGGTATTCTATCGCAGATGAACTGGGACCAGCATTTCATCTTTAACATCGTATTTACCCTCATTGCGATAGCCGGCATTTTCCTGTTACCGTTAAAAAAGAAATAA
- a CDS encoding RagB/SusD family nutrient uptake outer membrane protein: protein MRKYLMFIAFTLSLQGCTEKLDLKPDQSKVVPETLEDLQAMLDNTDAINNNIPAYTEAGADNYYLTDMRFNSLSSNGARNAYIWGDEIFTATDIILDWAGGYTRINYCNLVLESLDDLNFTPGKGAYNNIKGSALFLRAMSLYTMAEMFCKPYDSTRASSDLGLPLRTVSDILKIFPRASLKETYDRIFDDLNNAIALLPEKSVYKTRPSKLAAYALLSRIYLGLGNYGKAKIYADSTLNIYSNLLDYNTVANVSSLPFDQFNADVLFSAALTTTSLLSATNSPIDTLLYEQFEDGDLRKSLFFRENTSGMHLFKGTYSGNALLQFGGLALDEVILNRAECQARTGNVLAAMDDLNKLLRSRWLSGAYTDLTATDQTDALVKVLNERRKELIFRGRRWTDLRRLNKDVRFAKTIIRNINGKTYQLLPNGPRYVFPIPDDEIQLSGIEQNIR from the coding sequence ATGCGCAAATATCTAATGTTTATAGCATTTACACTGTCGCTTCAAGGGTGTACAGAAAAACTTGATCTGAAACCAGATCAGTCAAAGGTAGTTCCAGAGACGCTGGAAGATTTACAGGCAATGCTAGATAATACAGATGCCATCAATAACAATATTCCAGCATATACAGAGGCGGGTGCAGATAACTATTATCTGACCGATATGCGGTTTAATTCGTTGTCTTCAAATGGTGCAAGAAATGCCTACATATGGGGAGATGAAATATTTACGGCTACTGATATTATTTTGGATTGGGCAGGAGGATATACCAGGATCAATTACTGTAATCTTGTATTAGAGTCCCTGGATGACCTGAATTTTACTCCTGGGAAAGGCGCATATAATAACATAAAGGGATCTGCACTATTCTTACGGGCAATGTCTCTTTACACGATGGCGGAAATGTTCTGTAAGCCATATGACAGTACCCGGGCCTCTTCAGATCTTGGTTTGCCACTGAGAACAGTTTCTGATATATTGAAAATATTCCCGCGTGCCAGTTTAAAAGAGACATATGATCGCATATTTGATGACTTGAATAATGCAATTGCTTTGCTACCGGAAAAATCAGTATACAAAACTCGCCCTTCCAAACTTGCAGCTTATGCATTATTAAGTAGAATTTATCTTGGACTGGGAAATTATGGAAAAGCAAAAATCTATGCAGATAGCACCCTGAATATTTACAGTAATCTGTTAGACTATAATACGGTGGCTAATGTATCCAGTTTGCCTTTTGATCAGTTTAATGCGGATGTATTGTTCTCCGCCGCGTTGACAACCACAAGTTTGCTAAGCGCCACTAATAGCCCCATAGATACTTTGTTGTATGAACAGTTTGAGGATGGAGATCTTAGAAAATCGCTCTTTTTCAGGGAAAACACCAGTGGGATGCATTTGTTTAAAGGAACGTATTCGGGAAATGCACTTTTGCAATTTGGCGGATTGGCGCTTGATGAAGTGATATTGAACCGTGCAGAATGCCAGGCAAGAACAGGCAATGTTTTAGCAGCAATGGATGATTTGAATAAGCTGTTGAGATCAAGATGGTTGTCGGGAGCCTATACAGATCTGACTGCAACAGATCAAACAGATGCTTTAGTAAAAGTATTAAACGAAAGGAGGAAGGAGCTGATTTTTCGCGGGCGCAGATGGACTGACCTTAGACGCCTTAATAAAGATGTTCGATTTGCAAAAACGATTATCAGGAATATAAATGGTAAAACTTACCAGTTATTACCCAATGGTCCGCGTTATGTGTTTCCTATTCCTGACGATGAAATACAATTAAGCGGTATAGAGCAAAACATTAGATAA